The genomic segment TTCTGATGGGGCATTTTTTGATATTTCTTCTAAAACCTGCATCGCAATCTTGTCAGTTTTGTCAAGATCTTCGGGCCGGGAAGAAGTGCATGCCCACCGAAACGGGCCAAAACCATAATCAAAGCATAAAGGCCCCATAATATCCTGAACATAGGACGGATAAATAAAGTCTCCGTTAGGTTTTAAAATATCAGCACCTGCCCTGGAAGCTTCCAGCAAAAAGGCATTACCATAATCAAAAAAATACATTCCTTTTGTAGCAAGAGCATTAATTGCGTTGACTTGGCGCCGCAATGATTCCTGGACTTTTTGACGGAAAAGTTCCGGGTCCTTTACCATCATTTCTTTTGACGTTTCAAAATTTAGCCCTGCAGGATAATACCCACCGGACCATGGGTTATGCAAGGAAGTCTGGTCAGAGCCCATGTCCACATGAATATCTTTTTCAATGAGCTTTTCCCATAAATCAACAATGTTGCCCTGGTATGCCATTGAAACGGCTTTTTTTGCTTTGCGTGCTTTTTCTATTCTTACAATAAGCTCATCAAGATTGGTAAACACTTCATCAACCCAGCCCTGCGAATGGCGTGTTTCAACTGCTTTCGGATTGATTTCCGCAATAACCCCAACAGCGCCTGCAATGACAGATGCTTTGGCCTGAGCCCCCGACATGCCTCCCAGCCCGGAGGATACAAAAAGTTTTCCTGCAAGGCCTTCGCCTGTTGCGTCAATTTTTCTTCCGGCATTCATAATGGTAATAGTTGTTCCGTGAACAATGCCCTGCGGGCCAATGTACATAAATGAGCCGGCTGTCATCTGCCCATACTGTGACACACCAAGAGCATTAAAGCGTTCCCAGTCGTCGGGTTTGGAATAATTTGGAATAACCATTCCGTTAGTAATTACAAGCCTGGGAGCATTTTTATGTGAAGGGAATAATCCCAGCGGATGCCCCGAGTACAATACCAGAGTTTGTTCGTCGGTCATTGTTGCCAGGTATTTCATGGTGAGCAGGTATTGTGACCAGTTTTGGAAAACAGCTCCGTTGCCGCCATAGGTGATAAGTTCGTGTGGATGTTGTGCTACTGCGTTGTCAAGGTTGTTGGACAACATGAGCATGATGGCTGCTGCGTGTCTGGAACGATGAGGATATTCATCAATATTGCGGGCATAAATTTTATAACGGGGGCGGAAACGATACATGTAAATCCTTCCGTAAGTGTTCAGCTCGCTGAGAAACTCAGGAGCCAGAACTTTATGGTACCTGGCATCAAAATATCTTAGGGCATTGTGAAGCGCAAGTTTTTTTTCATCTGCGCTGAGTACATCTTTTCTTTTTGGCGCATGGTTTATTTGCTTGTCGTAAAGCTGTGGCTCCGGCAATATATCGGGAATACCCTGCAAAATTTCCTGTTGAAAATTATTCATAAGTTTATTTAAATTTCATTATGTTTCGTCGTACAAAAATAAAAATTTATTGAATTATGTGTTGAGATATTGCAGGTATAAGCGCAAGTGAATATATTTGCATGAATTATTTGATGATGAATTATCTGGCGCATGCATATCTTTCATTTGATGAAGGGGATATACTTCTTGGGAACTTCATTGCTGATACCGTAAAAAATAAAGCTTCGGGATATTCAGAAAAAATTCGACAAGGAATTCGCTTGCACCATCTTATTGATAATTATACCGATGATAATCTGCATTTCAAGAAAAGCATCAGCCGGCTCGACTTGAAATATACACCTTATGGGGGCGTGATTGTGGATATTTTTTACGACCACTTCCTTGCGGCAAACTGGCAACGATACCACCCATTACCTTTGCGTAATTTTGTTGCAAAAGTTTATAAAATTGTTTTGTCCAAATATCATTTTCTGCCTTTGCAAATGAAACTAATGTTTCCGCACATGATGCTGACAAACTGGCTTTTAAATTACAGGGATGCAAATAACCTGAGATTTTATTTCAGGGGCTGTCTTACCGGACAAAAAACACTTATGTGATGAAAGATGCTGCGGGAGAACTGAAAAAACATTACAGCAGCCTCAATCAGGATTTTTTTAACTTTATGAATGATATGATTCCGTATGTTAAATCACTTAGTAATTATTAAAACCCTACAATTATGAAAAAATTAAAAATGCTTTTTATTGCAGTTGTCTTTATTTTGAGCGGCTGTTCGGGTAGTTCCGATAAAAAAACTGATATTAATTCCGGCGACACTGTCATTGCATTGGCTGATGAAGGGAAACCCGTTTATGAAAGATATGGGCTCAAATCGGCCATACTGCACATGAAATCAAAGACCATGGGTATGGAGCAGGATGTCATTATGTATTTTGATGATTACGGAAAAAAACAATGTAACGAGTTGAGCATTGAACTGCTGGGAAAGATCATGAAACAAATTACCATAACCGATTCTGGCTATATGTACACCTACACTACAGCTGACAAAAACGGAACAAAAATTAAACTCGATGAAAACAGCCCTGATAAAGTAAATTTCAATGCATTGACAGAAGAAATGGTTAAAAAGTTTAATATAAAAAAAACTGGTACGGCTGTGATATTGGATAAAAAATGCGATGTTTATACGGCAGAGCACACATCGGCCAAAATGAAAGGGACGTATTATGTTTGGAAAGGTTTTATAATGAAAGCCGTTTCTTCGGTAGCCGGAATTGAAGTGAAGATGGAGGCCGTTAAACTTGAAGAAAACCCTGTTATTCCTGCTGAGAAATTTGAAATTCCTGAAGATATTAATATTCAGTTGATTGATAACACGAAGGATGTGGTAAAAAAATAGTAACTTTGCACTGTTGCAAGGGGCTGACCGGTTTTGACAGCGAGGTTAGTGGACTTGTAAGCATGCCGGGCGTTGTGTGTGTGGCCCGTTAATCCCAATGCTCACGCCAGTTAAATGGCAACGATTACAATTACGCCTTAGCTGCTTAATTTAGAATTAAGCGCTGGCTGCTTCCCGGGAAACTCCTCCCTGCTGTGTCCCGCCAGAAGCATCGTAAATGCGGGGATAGTCCGTTCAGCGCCCTGATGTTCGGGCAAAACTTTAAGGGATAAGGGTAGGGTAGGACGGCTTTTTTCCGGCTTTATCACGAAAACCAAGTAAAAGCTACGCATGTAGAAAGCATTTCAGCTACTTGTTTGGACGCGGGTTCGAATCCCGCCAGCTCCACAAAACAACACCTCTGCACCCCGCAGGGGTGTTTTTCAAATATTTAAGCGGTTCTGAAAGTTTGCTTTCAAATTAAAGACTGAAATATTTGAAAATGTGAAGTAAAAGTGGTGTTGTTTTTACCTCCTCCCCACAGGGTTAAGCGAAGCTAATCCAGCCAGCTTCACCAAGCGTTGTGGTCTCAAAATAGAAATAGCCTCTTTTTTTGTTAACAACAATTCAAAAAAAACATAAAAATTATTTCAATATTTTAGAAATATATAAAAAAAATAATGCAAAAACCATATAAAAATATTTTCGTTTAAGATTTTTTATATAATTTTATACCAATTATATACAACCTAAATTCATAAATTATTGTTGTAATTGTTGACATCCTTTTATTAATAAAAATATGTTTTTATAAAAATGGGGAAAATATATACACTACTGAGTAAAAAATTAAAAAACCATTTAATAATTTATACACTTTTTTTTGTTTTTTTAATTTTTTCTAATTTAAGTTCAGGGTATTCACAGTGTACAAACTGTACGTACAACGCTCCAGCAGGCACACTAAGTGGCACCGCTATACAATGGACTCAATCCGGCAGTGGGCTTTACAGCGGATCATACAGTTATTGGTCGCTTGATGCGAATTATTTTTATCAATGGTACAACTATGGTTATGACACATATCTTGTCCTGTATCCACAAAATAATTGTGACACATATTTTTTGGCGTACGACGATAATAATGGCGCAGGAAATGAGTCTATGATAACTTATACCCCTGGAAGCACCGCTGTCCGCCTTTTAAGTACTTATTATACCTGTGCAAGTGGCACATCATATTCTGGTACATTGAATTATAGAGCCATTCCAAAGACTCCTTCTATCA from the Bacteroidales bacterium genome contains:
- a CDS encoding urocanate hydratase; translation: MNNFQQEILQGIPDILPEPQLYDKQINHAPKRKDVLSADEKKLALHNALRYFDARYHKVLAPEFLSELNTYGRIYMYRFRPRYKIYARNIDEYPHRSRHAAAIMLMLSNNLDNAVAQHPHELITYGGNGAVFQNWSQYLLTMKYLATMTDEQTLVLYSGHPLGLFPSHKNAPRLVITNGMVIPNYSKPDDWERFNALGVSQYGQMTAGSFMYIGPQGIVHGTTITIMNAGRKIDATGEGLAGKLFVSSGLGGMSGAQAKASVIAGAVGVIAEINPKAVETRHSQGWVDEVFTNLDELIVRIEKARKAKKAVSMAYQGNIVDLWEKLIEKDIHVDMGSDQTSLHNPWSGGYYPAGLNFETSKEMMVKDPELFRQKVQESLRRQVNAINALATKGMYFFDYGNAFLLEASRAGADILKPNGDFIYPSYVQDIMGPLCFDYGFGPFRWACTSSRPEDLDKTDKIAMQVLEEISKNAPSEIQQQMKDNILWIREAKKNKLVVGSQARILYADATGRIKIAEAFNQAIKNGDISAPVVLGRDHHDVSGTDSPYRETSNIYDGSKFTADMAMQNVIGDAFRGATWVSLHNGGGVGWGEVINGGFGMVLDGSDDADRRLKSMLFWDVNNGIARRSWARNPGAIFTAKRAMESVPELLLTLPNIADKDLIDSLF